A DNA window from Oncorhynchus tshawytscha isolate Ot180627B linkage group LG13, Otsh_v2.0, whole genome shotgun sequence contains the following coding sequences:
- the LOC112235985 gene encoding B-cell receptor CD22, with protein MPITLARDMFAGLLLFISSLLAVDAMSCDEKNVCVLEGSSVNMSCNFSNDDVNLLSDISNLFWFNNDNKKKWKDKTIPEDLTDDRAYSGRFKWLFDVSGRFIKHNASFSITKTLQVKDLRKSDTAVYRVMVPSENSGWKFIKTGITVTVTALKVTKYTTTVNNRQKVTLTCSTTCTLSDNLKPNYIWYKNGQQLTNPKTLNVNLYLDPVSSQDAGSYICAVKDSEKLHSPALCLLGNCWDVTHQHKTICAFAGTNIELRCNYTYPSNQTITDTIWSKSGVKYLDNDRIEYRGKKENDCTLRITDLRESDSGYYTFSLETQGVPKYSDPFGVNLSVTNLQVEVTPPVANEGDLVIISCMTSCPNFSDLLLYKNNVSATGKSKTMILDAVSSKDAGRYFCVVRGFEDFPSLAATLVVRYGPKNTSVSVSGEIDEGSLVTLTCSSDANPPVKSYTWYMRNGTEVSVLQTGAGRDKYIIPNVSLGDKTQYYCRAENKMGAQNSTALDLNTGVFFPVSVLASVLGVVGVVLAAKASVLIYCTLKRRRTAGSGVRGGRGVRPCSCVRGESGVRGGRGVREESGVRGGCDVRGGSGVRGVCDVRGGSGVRGGCDVRGGSGVRVGCNVRGGSGVRGGRGVREESGVRGGCDVRAGSGSREGCDVRADTQTIYYANKDSSNSDVSETTSACIYETIDDMHLDPDEYNDIQDDDYTSLQRDACPSLYDTIPKKASPQDLE; from the coding sequence ATGCCCATCACATTGGCAAGAGATATGTTTGCAGGACTACTCCTCTTTATATCCAGTCTGTTGGCTGTAGATGCAATGAGTTGCGATGAGAAGAACGTTTGTGTTTTAGAGGGATCGTCAGTGAACATGAGCTGCAATTTCTCAAATGATGATGTCAATTTGTTGTCAGATATTAGCAATTTATTCTGGTTTAACAATGACAACAAGAAGAAATGGAAGGACAAGACCATTCCCGAGGACTTAACAGATGACAGAGCGTATTCCGGACGTTTTAAGTGGTTGTTTGATGTTTCAGGAAGGTTTATAAAACACAACGCCTCCTTCTCTATCACGAAAACTCTCCAAGTCAAAGATCTAAGAAAGAGTGACACCGCTGTCTATCGTGTTATGGTTCCGTCAGAGAACTCCGGATGGAAGTTCATCAAAACTGGAATCACTGTTACTGTCACAGCTCTTAAGGTGACAAAGTATACAACCACTGTGAACAACAGACAGAAAGTAACACTGACCTGTAGCACCACCTGTACTCTGAGTGACAATCTCAAACCCAACTACATCTGGTACAAGAACGGACAACAGCTTACCAACCCAAAGACCCTGAATGTCAACCTGTACCTAGACCCAGTCAGCAGTCAGGATGCAGGCAGTTACATCTGTGCTGTAAAAGACAGTGAGAAGCTCCACTCCCCTGCACTCTGTCTCCTTGGTAACTGCTGGGATGTGACACACCAACACAAGACCATCTGCGCCTTCGCCGGGACTAACATTGAACTCCGTTGCAATTACACATATCCCAGTAATCAAACCATCACAGACACAATCTGGTCAAAATCTGGTGTCAAATACTTGGACAATGATCGCATAGAGTATCGTGGTAAGAAGGAGAACGACTGCACCCTGCGAAtcacagacctgagagagagtgaCTCTGGTTATTACACATTCTCATTAGAAACGCAAGGGGTTCCAAAGTACAGTGATCCATTTGGGGTCAATCTGTCTGTCACCAACTTACAAGTAGAAGTTACTCCTCCTGTTGCAAATGAGGGAGATCTCGTCATTATCTCCTGCATGACCTCCTGTCCAAACTTCAGTGACTTACTTTTGTACAAGAACAACGTCTCTGCCACTGGCAAGTCCAAGACCATGATCCTTGATGCCGTCAGCAGTAAGGATGCAGGCAGATACTTCTGTGTTGTAAGAGGCTTTGAGGATTTTCCATCCCTTGCTGCTACACTGGTTGTGAGATATGGCCCGAAGAACACTTCAGTGTCCGTTAGCGGGGAAATAGACGAGGGCAGTCTAGTGACTCTGACCTGCAGCAGTGATGCCAACCCACCAGTGAAGTCTTACACTTGGTACATGAGGAATGGGACTGAAGTGAGCGTCTTACAGACAGGAGCAGGAAGAGACAAGTACATCATCCCCAATGTCAGTCTGGGAGACAAGACCCAGTACTACTGTAGGGCTGAGAACAAGATGGGAGCTCAGAACTCTACTGCCTTGGACCTCAACACAGGTGTGTTTTTTCCAGTGTCTGTTTTGGCTTCTGTATTGGGTGTGGTTGGGGTTGTCCTGGCTGCTAAAGCTTCAGTTCTCATCTACTGTACACTGAAGAGGAGACGCACAGCAGGAAGTGgtgtcagaggaggaaggggtgtCAGACCATGTAGTTGTGTCAGAGGAGAAAGTGgtgtcagaggaggaaggggtgtCAGAGAAGAAAGTGGTGTCAGAGGAGGTTGTGATGTCAGAGGAGGAAGTGGTGTCAGAGGAGTTTGTGATGTCAGAGGAGGAAGTGGTGTCAGAGGAGGTTGTGATGTCAGAGGAGGAAGTGGTGTCagagtgggttgtaatgtcagaggaggaagtggtgtcagaggaggaaggggtgtCAGAGAAGAAAGTGGTGTCAGAGGAGGTTGTGATGTCAGAGCAGGAAGTGGATCCAGAGAAGGTTGTGATGTCAGAGCAGACACACAAACCATCTATTATGCCAATAAAGATTCCTCAAACTCAGATGTGAGTGAGACGACCAGCGCCTGTATCTATGAAACCATTGATGATATGCACCTAGACCCTGATGAATATAATGACATACAGGATGACGACTACACAAGTCTTCAGAGAGATGCTTGCCCATCCTTGTATGACACCATCCCCAAGAAAGCGTCACCACAGGACCTGGAATGA
- the LOC112235984 gene encoding serine/arginine-rich splicing factor 10 has protein sequence MARYLRPPNTSLFIRNISDESRPEDLRREFGRYGPVVDVYIPLDFYSRRPRGFAYIQFEDVRDAEDALHNLDRKWVCGRQIEIQFAQGDRKTPNQMQGKEGGSSRSSSRHDDRDYDRDSRRRRSRSRSYQRRRSRSPSYERRPRRSESPRDSRGRMYGGRGRSRSPENDRHRPPPRDHRRPPPGHSPHSQSRSPSHSRSRAQRESRGKSRSHSKSLSPQDGDFHQAPGGYEPRDEASSRMRSLSRSRSRSLSRSRSRSRSWTGRKSGGH, from the exons ATGGCCAGATATTTGAGACCTCCAAATACATCGCTTTTCATCAGAAACATTTCCGATGAATCCAG GCCTGAGGATTTGCGGCGTGAGTTTGGTCGCTATGGGCCTGTAGTAGATGTCTACATTCCACTTGACTTCTATTCACGCCGACCGAGAGGATTTGCATATATTCA GTTTGAAGATGTGCGCGACGCAGAAGATGCTCTTCACAACCTGGACAGGAAGTGGGTGTGTGGCCGACAGATTGAAATCCAGTTCGCGCAGGGAGATCGAAAGA CACCCAATCAGATGCAAGGGAAAGAGGGGGGATCTTCGCGCAGCTCTTCACGGCATGATGATCGTGATTATGATCGGGACAGCCGTCGTAGGCGCTCTCGCAGCCGTAGCTACCAAAGACGCAGGTCACGCAGCCCATCCTACGAGCGCCGGCCCAGACGCTCTGAGAGTCCCAGAGA CTCCCGTGGAAGGATGTATGGTGGTAGAGGAAGAAGCAGGAGCCCGGAAAACGACAG GCACAGGCCACCCCCACGTGACCACAGACGACCCCCTCCTGGGCACTCCCCTCACAGCCAGTCCCGCTCCCCTTCTCACTCCAGATCCAGGGCCCAGAGGGAGTCCAGAGGAAAGTCTCGTTCCCACTCCAAGTCCCTGAGCCCACAAGATGGCGACTTCCACCAAGCCCCCGGTGGCTATGAGCCTCGGGACGAGGCGTCGTCCCGTATGCGTTCCTTGTCCCGCTCGCGTTCCCGTTCCCTCTCACGGTCCCGCTCTCGCTCCAGGTCCTGGACTGGGCGCAAGTCAGGGGGACACTAA